The Moraxella osloensis genome contains a region encoding:
- the sstT gene encoding serine/threonine transporter SstT, which translates to MLKLIQAYQRVGLVPLIVIGLILGILVGSLANPTIIGGLSMSVAQTISILGALFVGALKAIAPLLVFILIIAAISQHKSGTQVNVRSTLVLYMAGTFLAALTAVVASFLFPTELILKAGEVSQTPPSSLAEVIKVLLTNMVENPIKSIVNANYMGVLSWAAILGFALRHASDNTKQMINDLAEAVSSVVKWVIWFAPLGVFGLVTQTIAETGLSVLLSYARLLAVLVGSMVFIALVVNPLIVFVKTRKNPYPLVFTCLKESGITAFFTRSSAANIPVNLNLAHKLGLHEDTYSITIPLGATINMAGAAITINVMTLAAAHTLGIHVDFGSALLLAVVSTLAAAGASGVAGGSLLLIPLACSFFNIPDTIAMQVVAIGFIIGVVQDSVETALNSSTDVLFTAAADPKYAAYHR; encoded by the coding sequence ATGTTAAAGCTTATCCAAGCGTATCAGCGCGTGGGGTTGGTGCCTTTGATTGTGATAGGGCTGATACTCGGTATCTTAGTCGGTTCATTAGCCAATCCGACTATCATCGGCGGTTTATCCATGAGTGTGGCGCAAACCATCTCAATTTTGGGTGCGTTGTTTGTCGGTGCGTTAAAAGCGATTGCACCGTTGTTGGTGTTTATCTTAATCATTGCCGCTATCAGTCAGCATAAATCAGGCACTCAGGTCAATGTCCGCTCAACCTTGGTGCTGTATATGGCAGGTACGTTCTTGGCAGCTTTGACGGCGGTAGTAGCAAGCTTTTTATTCCCAACCGAATTGATTTTAAAAGCCGGTGAAGTCAGTCAGACGCCACCGTCATCCTTAGCAGAAGTGATAAAAGTACTCTTGACCAACATGGTGGAAAATCCTATCAAATCGATCGTCAATGCCAACTACATGGGCGTGCTATCTTGGGCGGCGATTTTGGGTTTTGCCTTGCGCCATGCCTCAGACAATACCAAGCAAATGATTAACGATTTGGCGGAAGCGGTCTCAAGCGTGGTCAAATGGGTGATTTGGTTTGCGCCATTGGGCGTGTTTGGCTTGGTGACACAAACCATCGCTGAAACGGGTCTGTCGGTGTTATTAAGTTATGCCCGTTTGTTAGCAGTGTTGGTCGGCTCTATGGTGTTTATCGCTTTAGTTGTAAACCCATTAATTGTATTTGTCAAAACCCGCAAAAATCCTTATCCATTGGTGTTTACCTGCCTTAAAGAAAGTGGCATCACCGCCTTCTTTACTCGTAGTTCAGCTGCCAATATTCCTGTGAATCTAAACCTTGCGCATAAGTTGGGTTTGCATGAGGATACTTATTCAATCACTATTCCGTTAGGTGCCACCATTAATATGGCAGGGGCGGCGATTACCATCAATGTCATGACATTGGCAGCGGCACATACGTTAGGTATTCATGTGGACTTCGGGTCTGCGCTATTGTTAGCGGTGGTGTCTACCTTAGCTGCGGCGGGGGCATCAGGTGTTGCAGGGGGGTCATTGCTATTGATACCATTGGCCTGTAGTTTCTTTAATATTCCTGACACCATTGCCATGCAGGTAGTCGCGATTGGCTTTATTATTGGGGTAGTACAAGACTCGGTTGAGACAGCACTCAACTCATCAACGGACGTGTTATTCACCGCGGCAGCAGATCCCAAATATGCTGCTTATCACCGCTAA
- a CDS encoding DNA polymerase III subunit chi, translated as MMASQISFYILSPQKKQLAFVCQLISTVLAKSDDSIIVVAASELLPPLDDRLWSLSDVAFIPHQIIQQLDAFYHQKLPASVVLTDNIELVTLFDGVVINLTNEAIVDTQASRLLEVIDAAPEQVESGRQKYRVYQAQLQSLATNSAPAIQVFQIR; from the coding sequence ATGATGGCCTCGCAAATTAGTTTTTATATTTTGTCCCCGCAAAAAAAACAGCTGGCGTTTGTCTGCCAGCTGATTTCAACCGTGCTAGCCAAAAGCGATGATAGCATTATCGTAGTGGCAGCATCCGAGCTATTACCCCCACTTGATGACCGACTATGGTCATTGAGTGATGTGGCGTTTATTCCCCACCAAATTATCCAGCAACTTGATGCCTTTTATCACCAAAAACTCCCTGCCAGTGTGGTACTTACCGATAATATCGAACTTGTCACCTTATTTGATGGCGTCGTCATCAATCTCACCAACGAAGCAATTGTAGATACCCAAGCTAGCCGCCTGCTAGAAGTTATCGACGCTGCCCCCGAACAGGTTGAAAGTGGTCGTCAAAAATACCGCGTTTATCAAGCACAATTACAATCACTAGCAACCAACAGCGCACCTGCCATCCAAGTTTTTCAAATCCGCTAA
- a CDS encoding leucyl aminopeptidase produces the protein MSLTLTLATVLKKPVKNSYHVVLVDDNSQTMGQLTSELQTAVSRLIEASRFKGKLADTAISYGTDNNTGLLLVGVGSQDKLNGGSLQKIAKAIYASLSSLTKSAVISLGDSMDEVSFGQLALALLNQSYTFDIYKSQKADKPTLKDVTLLVSADNQPAFDTLLQLQHATAQGQSLTKDLANQPPNVCFPAYLAEQAQSLANQYPELLTVKVLGEKDMQQLGMNCFLAVARGSAHEAKLVLLEYNGKAAKKDKNSKTKGKKSSLEQPIVLVGKGITFDSGGISLKPGLGMGEMKYDMGGAAAVMGMIKALCEARLPLQVVGALACAENMPSGTATRPGDIVTAMNGKTVEILNTDAEGRLVLCDTLVYVQRYQPKVIIDMATLTGACIVALGYVRSGLYSNNEDVIFELEQASESAYDRVWHMPLDDDYQEQLKSNMADMQNIGGMPAGSVTAACFLSKFVEDIPWAHLDIAGTAWQSGKEPTATGRPVPLLMHYLYRQAAQDAV, from the coding sequence ATGAGTTTGACATTGACACTAGCGACCGTGCTTAAAAAACCGGTCAAGAACAGCTATCACGTGGTATTGGTAGATGACAATAGCCAAACTATGGGGCAACTAACGAGCGAACTACAAACCGCTGTCAGTCGTTTGATTGAAGCGAGTCGTTTTAAGGGTAAGCTTGCCGACACCGCAATCAGTTATGGCACAGACAACAATACGGGTTTATTGTTGGTTGGCGTGGGGAGTCAAGACAAATTAAACGGCGGTAGCCTGCAAAAAATTGCCAAAGCAATTTATGCAAGTTTAAGCAGTCTTACCAAATCTGCGGTGATTAGTTTAGGCGATAGTATGGATGAGGTGAGTTTTGGTCAGTTGGCATTAGCCCTGTTAAATCAAAGCTACACCTTTGATATTTATAAATCGCAAAAAGCGGATAAACCGACGCTAAAAGACGTGACCTTATTGGTCAGCGCAGACAACCAACCTGCGTTTGACACCCTGCTACAGCTGCAGCACGCGACTGCGCAAGGTCAATCACTCACCAAAGATTTGGCAAATCAGCCACCAAATGTATGTTTCCCTGCCTATCTTGCAGAGCAAGCACAAAGCTTGGCAAATCAATACCCAGAGCTATTGACGGTCAAAGTACTGGGTGAAAAAGACATGCAGCAATTAGGGATGAACTGCTTTTTGGCAGTCGCTCGCGGCTCAGCGCATGAAGCTAAGCTAGTATTACTTGAGTACAATGGCAAAGCCGCCAAAAAAGACAAAAACAGCAAAACCAAAGGCAAAAAATCAAGCCTAGAGCAACCGATTGTACTCGTGGGTAAAGGCATCACCTTTGACAGTGGTGGTATTTCACTCAAACCAGGTTTGGGTATGGGTGAGATGAAATACGACATGGGCGGTGCAGCGGCAGTCATGGGCATGATTAAAGCGCTATGTGAAGCGCGTCTACCGCTACAAGTCGTTGGCGCACTCGCTTGTGCGGAGAATATGCCATCAGGAACAGCGACTCGCCCTGGCGATATCGTCACCGCCATGAATGGTAAAACCGTGGAAATCCTCAATACGGATGCCGAAGGTCGTTTGGTACTATGCGACACCTTGGTATATGTGCAGCGCTATCAGCCAAAAGTGATTATTGACATGGCAACCTTGACGGGGGCGTGTATCGTGGCGCTGGGTTATGTGCGCTCAGGTTTATACAGTAACAATGAAGATGTGATTTTTGAGCTTGAACAAGCTAGCGAATCAGCGTATGACCGTGTTTGGCACATGCCACTGGATGATGACTACCAAGAGCAGCTTAAATCCAACATGGCAGATATGCAAAACATTGGCGGTATGCCGGCAGGGTCAGTCACAGCGGCGTGTTTTTTATCCAAGTTTGTTGAAGATATCCCTTGGGCGCACTTGGATATCGCAGGGACGGCATGGCAGTCGGGTAAAGAGCCAACCGCAACAGGTCGTCCAGTACCGTTATTGATGCATTATCTTTATCGCCAAGCTGCCCAAGATGCAGTCTAG
- the lptF gene encoding LPS export ABC transporter permease LptF yields MTQQVAANTAIVLLFLMALMLGGRLIRYFGIAAEGRLDVGLLFTIIGYNIPTFLELILPLSFFIALMLVLGRMYVDQEMSVLFASGISRGRLTRLMIPLIAGLFVFQMGISLWAKPWGLSNSKQIWQTQSLGSLLDLVRPKTFISSGNYHLYVDEFDKEKRELKNLYVVQQQTDKSGKIAKNDVIITATRAYQVPSKDTDSSMQLDLFQGRRYELGTNNAKYNQASFEKYRITLEKPASETITETNVETQTTAKLLAHTQKPEVKAELGYRFTMPWLIIIAAMLATPLAQVRPRQGRWLRLLPSVLIFASCAISIISLRTAIGKERISEYAYIWLIVGFIAFALLLNWQSRVVHRVRYRRQSRQLSAGGQP; encoded by the coding sequence ATGACGCAACAAGTCGCCGCTAATACTGCGATTGTGCTGTTATTTCTGATGGCGCTGATGCTCGGCGGTCGTTTAATCCGCTATTTTGGTATCGCTGCAGAAGGCAGGCTGGATGTGGGTTTGCTATTTACTATTATTGGCTATAACATTCCAACCTTTCTTGAGCTGATTTTACCGCTGTCATTTTTTATCGCACTGATGCTCGTGCTCGGTCGTATGTACGTGGATCAGGAGATGAGCGTCCTGTTTGCCAGTGGTATCAGTCGCGGCCGTTTAACGCGTTTGATGATTCCGCTCATTGCTGGGTTATTTGTATTTCAGATGGGGATTAGTCTTTGGGCAAAACCATGGGGACTGTCTAACAGTAAGCAGATTTGGCAAACCCAGTCGCTCGGTAGTTTGCTCGATTTAGTGCGTCCAAAAACCTTTATCAGCAGTGGTAACTATCACCTGTATGTCGATGAGTTTGATAAAGAAAAACGTGAACTCAAAAACCTATACGTGGTGCAGCAGCAAACCGATAAAAGCGGCAAAATCGCCAAAAACGATGTTATCATCACCGCCACGCGCGCCTATCAAGTACCCAGTAAAGACACAGATAGCTCAATGCAGCTGGATTTGTTTCAGGGTCGTCGCTATGAGCTTGGCACCAACAACGCCAAATACAACCAAGCCAGTTTTGAAAAATATCGCATTACCCTAGAAAAACCTGCCAGCGAAACAATTACCGAAACCAATGTCGAAACCCAAACCACTGCCAAACTGCTCGCCCATACCCAAAAACCCGAAGTCAAAGCCGAGCTTGGCTATCGCTTTACCATGCCGTGGCTGATTATCATTGCGGCGATGCTTGCTACCCCGCTTGCACAAGTACGCCCCCGTCAAGGACGCTGGCTTCGTCTGTTACCTTCAGTGCTCATATTTGCTAGCTGTGCGATTAGTATCATTTCGCTACGCACTGCCATTGGTAAAGAGCGCATTAGTGAGTACGCGTATATTTGGCTAATCGTTGGTTTTATCGCATTTGCATTGTTGTTAAATTGGCAAAGCCGCGTGGTACATCGTGTCCGCTATCGTCGCCAAAGTCGTCAGTTGTCCGCAGGCGGTCAGCCATGA
- the lptG gene encoding LPS export ABC transporter permease LptG yields the protein MILSRYVKKQALFAMTGAIIGLWLLKVVFDYLAELQDLNDHYNYLDALRFIAYSAPRDLLDYMPFGTLLGAVVGLGLLANTSELTVIQAAGISRFKIVGWVMQPAIIFVIIRLLLGQYVVPTSNQLAHQVKHDKPLLSSAINGYWDKQANRIINIDHANTKGELKNIKVWQLDDTAHIQQVLQADTGSFVSQNTADKTSGWQLQQVKQLTIAADGHSQLTTIPTMTLQLPIEPSAIYLLTRSPDNMSVTELWQHQQLLAKDKRRSLEHEVAFWKKLLSPFAMLSLVLVACSFVFGSLRNQSLGYRIVIALLFGLVFRYLQDLVGFVSLSTGFSPFFMVLLPIIASAALGVYLIKHKN from the coding sequence ATGATTTTATCTCGTTACGTTAAAAAACAAGCGCTTTTTGCCATGACAGGGGCTATCATTGGTCTTTGGCTACTTAAAGTCGTCTTTGATTATCTGGCAGAGTTGCAGGATCTCAATGACCATTACAATTATTTAGATGCCTTGCGTTTTATTGCCTATAGTGCACCCCGTGATTTACTCGACTATATGCCATTTGGCACACTATTAGGCGCAGTGGTAGGGCTAGGCTTGCTTGCCAACACCAGTGAGCTTACGGTGATTCAAGCAGCAGGCATCAGCCGCTTTAAAATAGTCGGTTGGGTGATGCAACCAGCGATTATTTTTGTCATTATCCGTTTGTTGCTTGGGCAGTATGTAGTGCCAACTAGCAATCAGTTAGCGCACCAAGTCAAGCATGACAAACCTTTGCTATCAAGTGCCATCAACGGTTATTGGGACAAACAGGCCAACCGCATCATCAATATTGACCATGCCAATACCAAAGGCGAGCTCAAAAATATCAAAGTTTGGCAGCTAGACGACACTGCCCATATCCAACAAGTGCTGCAGGCCGATACCGGCAGCTTTGTCAGCCAAAATACCGCCGATAAGACATCGGGCTGGCAGCTGCAACAAGTCAAACAATTGACCATCGCCGCCGATGGACACAGTCAGTTGACTACCATCCCGACTATGACGCTGCAGTTACCCATTGAGCCGTCAGCGATTTATCTGTTAACACGCAGCCCTGATAACATGTCAGTGACCGAATTATGGCAGCACCAACAGCTCTTAGCCAAAGACAAACGCCGCTCGCTTGAGCATGAAGTTGCCTTTTGGAAAAAGCTATTGTCGCCTTTTGCCATGCTATCGCTAGTGTTGGTTGCTTGTTCATTTGTATTTGGCTCCTTGCGTAACCAAAGTTTGGGCTATCGCATTGTGATTGCTCTACTCTTTGGCTTGGTATTTAGGTATCTGCAAGATTTGGTCGGGTTTGTCAGTTTAAGCACGGGATTTTCACCGTTTTTTATGGTGTTATTACCGATTATTGCCAGTGCCGCGCTTGGCGTGTATTTAATTAAACATAAAAACTGA
- a CDS encoding DUF305 domain-containing protein, with product MSNPAPSILLIIAIISMIGCEQSDSQQPTPPTAASASSPLEFDDKPLPQVLDTQAINNNMLTVSQLAQGYVMPASSTINDYQEAYFTVIKQPSIDAAAASDPNTLNQFDYIPISPDMIFVKTMLSHFDEIIALANIEQRYGKNPELLDLARDIISSRQNESQILQNWLAMQLIQNTADPNQPMADSVAAQQEIDSIIDDMQQEMVDTVMTKNADQAFAQTVLIHHKGAIAFSQVVAKYGNDDKVRSLTNTLIDTQQAEIQLLQNWLRNHGFAQ from the coding sequence ATGTCCAACCCCGCACCATCAATTCTGCTTATCATCGCAATTATCAGCATGATTGGTTGTGAGCAATCTGATTCTCAGCAGCCAACACCCCCAACGGCTGCCAGCGCGAGCTCGCCCCTAGAATTTGATGATAAACCATTGCCCCAAGTATTAGACACACAGGCAATCAATAACAACATGCTCACCGTCAGTCAACTGGCACAAGGTTATGTGATGCCCGCCTCGAGCACCATCAATGACTATCAAGAAGCGTATTTTACTGTCATCAAGCAGCCAAGCATCGATGCGGCTGCAGCCAGTGACCCAAACACCCTCAATCAATTTGACTATATACCCATCTCACCGGATATGATTTTTGTCAAAACCATGCTGAGTCATTTTGATGAAATCATCGCGCTTGCCAATATTGAGCAGCGATACGGCAAAAATCCTGAACTGCTAGACTTAGCCCGAGACATTATCAGCTCACGCCAAAATGAATCACAAATATTACAGAATTGGCTTGCCATGCAACTGATTCAAAACACCGCTGACCCTAATCAGCCGATGGCAGATAGTGTGGCAGCCCAGCAAGAAATCGATAGCATTATCGATGATATGCAGCAAGAAATGGTGGACACGGTCATGACTAAAAATGCCGACCAAGCGTTTGCCCAAACCGTGCTGATTCATCATAAAGGCGCGATTGCGTTCTCACAAGTGGTTGCCAAATATGGTAACGATGACAAAGTGCGTAGCCTTACCAATACCCTAATCGATACTCAACAAGCCGAAATACAACTTCTACAAAATTGGCTCCGTAACCACGGTTTTGCCCAATAA
- a CDS encoding chaperone modulator CbpM, translated as MAQTTHTDLSLRLTLDDLIMASSWDKSWILALMDEDIIYAETPAIDSQPYFNSTQLTTVRLASRLRRDFDASPQAIGLILSLLDELRPLRQLQRQIMLTRMIHDVDDS; from the coding sequence ATGGCTCAAACCACCCATACGGATTTATCATTACGGTTAACCTTAGATGATTTGATTATGGCGAGTAGTTGGGATAAAAGCTGGATATTAGCGCTGATGGATGAAGATATTATTTATGCTGAAACGCCTGCTATCGATAGCCAGCCCTATTTTAATAGCACACAATTGACCACAGTGCGCCTTGCCTCACGCCTACGCCGTGATTTTGATGCCAGTCCGCAAGCGATTGGCTTGATACTATCGCTGCTTGACGAGCTAAGACCGCTTCGGCAGTTACAGCGGCAAATCATGCTCACGCGAATGATTCATGATGTGGATGACAGCTAA
- a CDS encoding DnaJ C-terminal domain-containing protein, which translates to MAEKNYYDILGVDKKASEADIKKAYRKLVRQYHPDINDSPDADAKMGEINNAYETLKDAEKRAQYDLMLDNPYMGQGFGGMGGGMGGGQGFNANMSQADLDEILRQFGGGAGGRQSQGAGGFRFDDIFSTFGGGFADGFGGRQSQRSSKGDDQHAELSIDLKATYEGDTRKISLNLPVRTATGLDYQTKTIEVKIPKGIAEGQQIRLAKQGSPSPYGGDNGDLYLKIKFNHPDNIRVEGKDVFQTVDVAPWEAAMGGQITVNTPAGKVNVNVPKNSRTGTNLRLKGKGIPAKEPGDLYLSLNIVLPKINTDADIQAYEAFKSAFPSFVPKR; encoded by the coding sequence ATGGCAGAAAAAAACTATTATGACATTTTAGGCGTCGATAAAAAAGCCAGTGAAGCAGATATTAAAAAAGCCTATCGCAAACTGGTACGACAATATCACCCTGATATCAACGACTCACCCGATGCCGACGCCAAAATGGGTGAAATCAATAACGCCTATGAAACGCTCAAAGACGCTGAAAAACGCGCCCAATACGACCTGATGCTCGACAATCCTTATATGGGTCAAGGCTTTGGCGGTATGGGGGGCGGCATGGGCGGCGGTCAGGGCTTTAATGCCAATATGAGCCAAGCGGATTTGGATGAAATCCTCCGCCAGTTTGGCGGTGGGGCAGGCGGTCGTCAGTCGCAAGGCGCGGGTGGCTTTAGATTTGATGATATTTTCTCGACATTTGGGGGCGGGTTCGCAGACGGATTTGGTGGCAGACAGTCGCAACGCTCGAGCAAAGGCGACGATCAGCATGCCGAGTTATCAATTGATTTAAAAGCTACTTATGAAGGCGATACCCGTAAAATTAGCCTAAATTTACCGGTACGAACCGCGACAGGGCTGGATTATCAAACCAAGACCATTGAAGTCAAAATTCCCAAAGGTATTGCCGAAGGACAACAAATTCGCTTGGCAAAACAAGGCAGTCCAAGCCCGTATGGCGGTGATAATGGCGATTTGTACCTAAAAATTAAATTTAATCACCCAGACAACATCCGTGTAGAAGGCAAAGACGTGTTCCAAACGGTAGACGTTGCGCCTTGGGAAGCAGCTATGGGCGGTCAAATCACGGTCAACACGCCTGCTGGCAAGGTCAATGTCAATGTACCAAAAAATAGCCGCACCGGTACCAATCTGCGCCTTAAAGGTAAAGGTATCCCAGCCAAAGAACCCGGTGATTTGTATTTAAGTTTAAATATCGTGTTGCCAAAAATTAATACAGACGCAGATATCCAAGCGTATGAAGCGTTCAAATCGGCATTTCCCTCGTTTGTCCCAAAGCGCTAA
- the hisH gene encoding imidazole glycerol phosphate synthase subunit HisH: MTKVALLDYGMGNLHSAGKALTAVGADVSITRDPAVIAAADKIVFPGVGAMRDCMAEMQAAGIADAVKTAVFNKPVMAICVGMQALFERSEENDGVDCLGVLGGDVKRFDDHWLDDKNERIKVPHMGWNTTTHMDLAHPLWQGIEDNTHFYFVHSFYCVPSDTSIVAATCDYGVEFCASVIKDNLFATQFHPEKSHTAGLQLLKNFVEWKI; the protein is encoded by the coding sequence ATGACAAAGGTTGCATTGTTAGATTATGGCATGGGTAATTTACATTCGGCGGGTAAAGCCTTGACGGCAGTGGGCGCTGATGTGTCGATCACGCGCGACCCGGCAGTGATTGCGGCGGCGGACAAAATCGTCTTCCCTGGCGTAGGGGCAATGCGCGACTGCATGGCAGAGATGCAGGCAGCAGGAATCGCTGATGCTGTCAAAACGGCTGTATTTAATAAGCCTGTAATGGCGATTTGTGTAGGGATGCAGGCGTTGTTTGAGCGCTCAGAAGAAAATGACGGGGTAGACTGTCTAGGGGTACTGGGCGGTGACGTCAAACGCTTTGATGATCATTGGCTAGATGACAAAAACGAACGCATTAAAGTGCCGCATATGGGTTGGAATACTACTACCCATATGGATTTGGCGCATCCGCTATGGCAAGGGATTGAAGATAATACCCATTTTTATTTTGTGCACAGTTTTTATTGTGTGCCGTCTGATACCTCGATTGTGGCGGCAACCTGTGATTATGGTGTCGAGTTTTGTGCCAGCGTGATTAAAGATAATTTGTTTGCGACCCAGTTCCATCCCGAAAAAAGCCATACCGCAGGGTTGCAGCTATTGAAGAATTTTGTGGAGTGGAAGATTTAG
- a CDS encoding valine--pyruvate transaminase, translating into MQFSKFGEKFTKNSGILQLMDDLGNALNSEQPINMLGGGNPARIDKVNQTYWSVFKSLAEGDMGSMAIENIGNYSTPQGDAKFIAALVDFFNRHYDWGLTTDNIALTNGSQNAFFYLFNLFGGQFDDTKQGSIDKKILLPLAPEYVGYADAHVDGQHFIAVLPSIEFVQHQGEDGFFKYRVDFDTLENLAELHNGEIGAICCSRPTNPTGNVLTDDEMARLEAIAKRFDIPLIIDNAYGMPFPNIIYSQATLNWNEQIILCFSLSKIGLPGVRTGIVVANPQVVKAISSLNAIVNLAPTRFGAAIATPLLQDDRLKDLSDNHIRPFYQGQAKLAVQLLKQELGDLPSPYNNVMKIHKPEGAIFLWVWFKDLPITTVELYARLKAKGTLIIPSEHFFVGVDTDNFKHAHECIRLSIAQDDETLKKGIATIGEVVRAVYAKQ; encoded by the coding sequence ATGCAGTTTTCAAAATTTGGTGAAAAGTTTACCAAAAACAGCGGTATTTTGCAGTTAATGGATGATTTGGGCAACGCGCTTAACAGCGAGCAACCGATTAATATGCTCGGCGGTGGCAATCCAGCACGCATTGATAAAGTTAACCAAACCTATTGGTCGGTGTTTAAAAGCCTAGCCGAAGGTGATATGGGTTCAATGGCCATCGAAAATATCGGAAACTACTCAACGCCGCAGGGCGATGCCAAGTTTATTGCAGCATTGGTAGATTTTTTTAATCGCCATTATGATTGGGGACTTACCACAGACAATATCGCCCTGACCAATGGCTCACAAAACGCATTTTTTTATTTATTTAACTTGTTTGGTGGGCAGTTTGACGATACTAAACAAGGCAGCATAGATAAAAAAATTCTATTACCCCTTGCCCCAGAGTACGTGGGTTATGCCGATGCTCATGTGGATGGGCAGCATTTTATCGCAGTGCTACCCAGCATTGAATTTGTGCAACATCAAGGTGAAGACGGCTTTTTTAAATACCGAGTCGATTTTGACACCCTAGAGAATTTGGCTGAATTGCACAACGGCGAAATCGGGGCAATTTGCTGCTCACGCCCGACCAACCCAACAGGCAACGTGCTGACTGATGACGAAATGGCGCGCCTTGAAGCGATTGCCAAGCGCTTTGATATCCCCCTGATTATTGACAATGCGTATGGGATGCCGTTCCCCAATATCATCTATAGCCAAGCCACGCTCAATTGGAATGAGCAAATTATTTTGTGCTTTAGCTTATCAAAAATCGGTTTGCCTGGGGTGCGTACAGGGATTGTGGTCGCCAATCCGCAGGTGGTCAAAGCGATTAGTAGCCTAAACGCCATTGTCAATCTAGCGCCGACCCGTTTTGGTGCGGCGATTGCTACGCCACTGCTACAAGATGACCGGCTAAAAGATTTGTCAGACAATCATATTCGTCCGTTTTATCAAGGACAAGCCAAATTAGCGGTGCAGCTGCTAAAACAAGAACTGGGCGACTTACCAAGCCCCTATAACAATGTGATGAAAATCCACAAGCCTGAAGGTGCGATTTTCTTGTGGGTGTGGTTTAAAGATTTGCCGATAACCACGGTGGAATTGTATGCGCGATTAAAAGCTAAAGGCACATTGATTATCCCTAGCGAGCATTTCTTTGTTGGCGTGGATACTGACAACTTTAAACACGCCCATGAGTGCATTCGCCTAAGCATCGCCCAAGATGATGAGACGCTGAAAAAAGGGATTGCCACGATTGGGGAAGTGGTGAGAGCGGTTTATGCCAAGCAATAA